The genomic segment GGAAGGAGGACTTGGAGGTCGTCCTGGAAGAAACACCGACTATTCTCAAGCTGAACTATCAGAAGAGCGCCGAGATTTTCATGGCACGCGCCGAGAGCCTGCACCGCAAGGGAACGGAATGGGTCTGCGCCTCTCTCGAAGAGGGGCGGGTGATTTTTTCCTCTCAGAGAGGGGCTTGGATCGCGGAGGGTGAAAGCGCGGAAATGCTTTATACTTACGCTACTGAGGACGCTCTTTTGGCCGGGATGATCGCCGCCATACAGCAGCGCGCCTCCACGGAGGATATCATGCGGTTGGCCATGGCCTGTAACTGGGAGTGTGCCACACACCCCGAAAAATTTCCCCGCGACAGGGCACGTGTGGAGGAGTTGACGCATCGAGTCCTCCTTACTAAAATCGACTGAGTCGAGTTCTGGAATCCGACCTGCCCGGCGCTTCGAGATTGGGACCGTGAACTCTCCGGTTCGGATTTTGTGGGTTTCGCATATTTTACATAGAGTTTTACATGTCTCGCGAAACGAAAGTTTTTCCTCGAAATATCCGAAAAAGAGAGTGAAAGGGGATTGATTTAGGGTGGAAAATAAATCTCAGGACGTGCAGTTTACATATCAGGCCACGCAAATTTCGACGGCAACAAAGGAGCAACTTCTTCTCATCACCTATGATATCGGCATCCGTTCTTGCCGTATAGCGGAAGCCGCGTTGGGAGCAGATAGTAAAAACCAAGATTTTGACCTAGCGCATCGGGAAATACTGCGGGCTCAGGAGGTCATTCGGGAACTCATGGTGACCCTGAACACCGACAAGGGCGGGGAGATGGCCCGCAGTTTGATGCGAATTTATGATTTCATGTACCAGCTTCTCGTGGAAGCCAACGTTAAAAAGAAGCCCAGCAACGTCCATACTGTTCTGACGATGTTGGAAGATCTCAAGGAGACTTGGGGAGAAGCTCTGATGAAGCTGTTGAAGGAGTATCAGGCAGCCCACCCCGAGGATGAAGATCTTAAGGCTGTCAAGAACCTGAGCCTCGATGAACTGAAAATCGCTCCGAACGCGAAAATCTCAGCGGCTCCGCGCCCGGTTTCGGTTCCCGGCAAGGCTCAACCCGGAGGTTTGAACATTGCTGGATAGCGTTCTGGACACGGTCAAGAACTTACTGAAACTTGAATTGGGGATATACGGCACTTTAAGAAAAATGGTCTCTCGGGAACTGGAGGCCATTATCCTCGATAAGGACATGGAAGAACTCCTCTCGATCTTGCAGGAAAAACAAGAGCTGATCTCCCGGCTTCAGTTGCTGGCGGATACGTGGTTGGACGCTTTCCCCAGCTTAGGGCTTGCGGAGGTTCGAGGGACATCTGGGTTCTGGGAAAAATTAGGCGCGCTTTTCTCTGGAGAGGAAAGCGCCGAATTTGACCAGATTCTATCGGAAACCCGCGCCGCCGCCGAGAATCTAATGGTGGCCGAGGCAAAGGTGCAGGAAGAACTTGAAAAACACGTACAACAACTGCGGGACAAGATGTTGCAAATGACCCAGGGGCGCTCGGCTTTCGTGAACTACGCCAAAATGGGGGGAAGTTACATTGACTCCGGCCAGTAGAAAAAGTAAAAAAAAACTTTCATGTACCCTTTTTCCTCTATTTTTGTTTGTGTTTTTGACGTTTTACCTTTTTTCCTATTCCGCTCAAGCCCAAAATCAAGGTAAAAATTCGGGAAAAAACGATGTTTCTTTCGATAACTCGCCATCAAAAGACGAGGGCATTGCTGATTCCCAGTTGCGAAAAGAACGAGAAGCGGGGCGAAAGACTGTCAAAGAGATAGAGGAGCGATGGGAGCTAATAGCGGATCCTGTTCCACTCGTTCGCCTTTCCATGATCGTAGACGCCCTGAAGCCACACATGGAACGCGAAATTCCTTACGAAGTCCGTATCATCAGATCAGATGTTTCCAACGCCTTTTGTCTTCCTGGCGGGTTCATTTTCTTCACTTCGAAAATGCTGCAACTCCTTCACTCCGACGCTGAAATCGCCGCGGTTATGGCCCACGAAATGGTCCACGTGGACCAGAGCCACGGCTTCAAAATGGCGGCCAAGTCCGAAAAAATTACTTTGGCGGCTCTGGTCGTGATGCTGGCCAGTGGGGGTGCGTTGGCGCCCGTTGCATTGTCTCAGGTGATGCAAGTAGCTATCACCAGTTCGTACTCTATCGAGTTCGAAAAGGAGGCCGACAGCATGGGGTTGGACGCGCTAATCGCCGCGGGCTATCCAGCCTCAGCTATGGTTACTGTCATGGAGGGGTTTATGCACGAGGAAATGAAACGCCCCATCCAGGAGTATGGCATCTACATGGACCACCCCGACTCCATTGATCGGGTTCGGAGCCTGGGGGAGAAGCTGGTGAGCTTGAAGATCGCCGTGGAAAGAAAGCACCCTCTTCAAATGCTCCAAACCTTCGTGAAAGAGAACGGGGCAAAAATCAGCCTTTTCGTGGATGATCTGGAGGTGTGGGAGGGCACCAACGACAACCAGACAAGGGACCTTTTGAGGCAGGTGAGAGAACTGCTGGACCGGGGCTTTCAGATGGAGCTGGTGCCTTATGACCTACGGTTGGAAAATAGCGGAGCGAAAGGAGAAAGCGTCTTACGCCTGAAAAACGTTGTTTTGGCCCATACCCCCTTGCCGGCGGGAATGCCCGGCCTTTCCACCCTGAGGGAAAATCTTCTAGTGGCTTTGGACCGGGCCAGAAAAAAACACCCCATAGCCAATTATTTCAAATATTAACTAGCGAGCGCTTCCAATATTAACTAGCAAGCGCTTCCGATATTGTTTTAGTATTTTTAGTCACCTTTTTCCAATGGGCATGATACAGACGGGAATATCCCTCTCTGCCAATTGGAGAGATGTCCGGGCCACGTCGGGCGAAAGGGAGGCGAGGTAGCGCACGCCGATGCCCAGCGCGTCGGCCGCCAGGTAGACGTTTTGCGTCATTGCCCCAATGGCAACATAGGCCCATTCCTCAGCGCGGCCATTGTTGAAGTTCGCCAAAGCCTTGCTATCCGTCACGAAAACCAGAACGTGCGACGCTTTCCCCACAAAAGCCTGTGAACCGATGGCGGCTTTGACATTTTCCTTGGAAATTTCCCTTAGGGCGTGTTCTTTCCAATCATAGAGAAACGTCCCATCGTCGCCCACCACATATACTTTGCAGTAGGGTTCACGCCCCATAGCCAGCGGAATCGTCCACCCTTTTCCTGGGCGATTGAGACCGGACGCTGCCCACAAGATCGTTGAAAGCTCCTCTTGTGAGATCTGTCCCGTGGGGTAACTACCTGACAGCGCCGAGGCGCGGCTCTTCAAAAGCGAAAAAACGCCCCCTCCGCCTTCCGTCAAAGGATCTGGAAGTTTCACATCCGCCCAGGCCGGCACGCACACCGTGGCTCCAGTCAGCAATACCGTCGTCAGCAACGCCATTGTCACCACCTTAAAAACACGAAAAAACCTCCGTTTGTTTTTGAACGCACAAACCATAACAAAACTCCCCCTTAAAAAAATATCAGAATTCACAATAATGATTATAGCGCGTCTGACTCCAAGAAAAGAACGGAATCTGTCACGTAGACCGAACTCATTTCTCAATATTTTGGTGATAGGTTAAAGATTACGCTAGAATATCAGTGTATACTTGACAACATAAATGAGTTTGCTCATACAATCACAAAGTAGGAGGAATCGTTCATGCCAAACGCGTCATCTAATCACCCTCTGTGGAATCAGTTGTCCGAGTTGAAGTCCAAATACAAGTGGATCGACCTCACTCATGAATTCAGCCCCGAAACCCCGCACTGGTATGGATTCCAGCCTCTCGGCGTCAAAAAGCTGTTCGACTTCGATGTCGCTCCTATGAAGGTCTACGAGTACACTGTTGCTGGACAGTACGGGACCCACGCTGATGTTCCCGGACATTTCGACGCCAAGGGCCGGCTCATGGATGAGATCCCTGTGGACGAATTAGTGTATCCACTCTGCGTAGTGGATAAATCCAAAGAGGTGACCCAAAACGATGACTATGTCCTCACGAGGACGGACATCGAGGCATGGGAAAAAGAATACGGTGTCATTCCCGAAGGCGCGTTTGTGGCCTTCCGCAGCGACTGGTCGCGCCGCGAACCGTCCAAATTTGACAATAACGATGCGGAAGGGCACGCGCATTACCCCGGCTGGGACATCGAATGCGTCAAGTGGCTCGCCGATGTTCGCAAAGTCGGAGCTATAGGGCACGAAACGCCCGACACCGACCCGCCCGCCTGCGAAGCCCAGACTGGTTTCCGCGCCGAAGACTACATCCTCAAAGCCGACAAGTTGAACGTCGAGCTTCTGAAAAACCTGGATCAGTTACCCCCGGTGGGCGCGATTGCCTTCGTTGTCTTTCCGAAACTCAAAGGCGGAACAGGTTTCCCAACCAGAGTGTTCGCCATTTGCCCTAAAGTCTAGATTAAGGAGAGATTCTTATGCCGCAATCCACCCAAAAAAACGGTCTCGTTTTCGATGAACGATTGTCGTATTTGCAAAAGCCGGACCGCTCCAATATGACAGACTCGCAGTACGAACTCTTCAATCGGAACGTCGAGACGATGAAGCGCGATTGGGGATTTATCAATAACCTTTTCAAGGTATTGCCTCTCAATGCTGCGCAGTACGAGGGATTCCTCGCGTTCAAGGCGTCGCTCTTCACACCTGAAGTCTGCTATCTATCCAACGCCGACAAGGAGATGATCGGCCTCGTGGTATCCTCCACAAACGGCTGCACCTACTGCCTGACTACGCACGGCGACGTTTTGCGGGGGCTCACTGGAGACCCCGAATGGGTGGATCAGCTCACATACAATTACCGAACGGCTAAACTGACGGAAAAGCAACGCGCCCTATGTGACTACGCCTACTTCGTGACGACCTATCCGAGGGAGATCGACACGGATCAAGCCGATCATCTGCGCGAAGCCGGTTTTAACGATCACGAGATATTGGAAGCGGCTTACGTGGCCGGTTTTTTCAATTATACTAACCGCTGGGTCAGCACGATAGCGCCGAAGCCAAACAGTGGACACTTCCACCACAACAGAAGTTAAAATAGATATCGACGCCGCCGCTTTGGCAGTGAAATTTTTAAGGGGGAACGACCATGATCGGGGAAATCAAAAAATTGGCGAAAGAGTACGAGCAGGAGATCATTGATCAGAGGCGCCATTTTCACAAAAATCCAGAGACATCCTGGAATGAGGTGGAAACCACTCGGCACATCGTGGAAGAACTCAAAAAACTGGGGTGCGAGAACATTCAGGTGGGGTTTGGGGGAACGGAGTGCGGCGTGGCGGCCGACATCACGGGAAGCGGTGACGACGGCAACTCAAAGCGCGTTGCGCTGCGAGCGGATATTGACGCCCTTCCTCTGAACGACGAAAAGGACGTGCCCTACAAGTCTCAAAAGGCTGGGGCCATGCACGCCTGCGGCCATGACGCCCACGCCGCGATGCTTTTGGGGGCCGCAAAAATCTTGACTAAGATCAAGGGCAACCTGAAGGGAAAGGTTCGACTCCTTTTTCAACCCGCCGAGGAACATGGGATTAAGTCCGGCGCCAAGGCGATGATCGACGGCGGAGCCCTCGAAGGAGTGAGCGCCGTCTTCGGCATTCACGTCATGTCCCCTATCCCCTCTGGGGAGCTTCAGTATCGGGCGGGACCCTTCATGGCGGCGGCGGATGGCTGGGAGTTGGTTATAACGGGAAAAGGCGGGCACGGTTCCACCCCGGAGAGCGCTCTGGACCCTACCATCGCGGCCTTCCAAATCGGCAGCACATTGCAAACTATAGTTTCTCGCGAGATTTCTCCCAAAGACACTGTAGTGGTAAGTGTCGGAGGGATAAGAACCTCTTCCTACGTCTTCAACGTCATTCCCGAACGCGTGGAAATGACCGGTTCCGTCAGAACCTTCCGCACCGAAGCGCAGGACCACGTGAGAGA from the Synergistaceae bacterium genome contains:
- a CDS encoding amidohydrolase, which produces MIGEIKKLAKEYEQEIIDQRRHFHKNPETSWNEVETTRHIVEELKKLGCENIQVGFGGTECGVAADITGSGDDGNSKRVALRADIDALPLNDEKDVPYKSQKAGAMHACGHDAHAAMLLGAAKILTKIKGNLKGKVRLLFQPAEEHGIKSGAKAMIDGGALEGVSAVFGIHVMSPIPSGELQYRAGPFMAAADGWELVITGKGGHGSTPESALDPTIAAFQIGSTLQTIVSREISPKDTVVVSVGGIRTSSYVFNVIPERVEMTGSVRTFRTEAQDHVREALGRIVSGICESTRCKAEFKYIPIIPVTVNEPQTTELAKSVAEAVLGADSVKESELVMGSEDFSYYSKVAPSVFVNLGVGNAEKKSDIPHHSPRFDVDESALYLGAALHASFAWSCLEQK
- a CDS encoding flagellar protein FlgN, with the protein product MLDSVLDTVKNLLKLELGIYGTLRKMVSRELEAIILDKDMEELLSILQEKQELISRLQLLADTWLDAFPSLGLAEVRGTSGFWEKLGALFSGEESAEFDQILSETRAAAENLMVAEAKVQEELEKHVQQLRDKMLQMTQGRSAFVNYAKMGGSYIDSGQ
- the fliS gene encoding flagellar export chaperone FliS; amino-acid sequence: MENKSQDVQFTYQATQISTATKEQLLLITYDIGIRSCRIAEAALGADSKNQDFDLAHREILRAQEVIRELMVTLNTDKGGEMARSLMRIYDFMYQLLVEANVKKKPSNVHTVLTMLEDLKETWGEALMKLLKEYQAAHPEDEDLKAVKNLSLDELKIAPNAKISAAPRPVSVPGKAQPGGLNIAG
- a CDS encoding M48 family metalloprotease, giving the protein MFLTFYLFSYSAQAQNQGKNSGKNDVSFDNSPSKDEGIADSQLRKEREAGRKTVKEIEERWELIADPVPLVRLSMIVDALKPHMEREIPYEVRIIRSDVSNAFCLPGGFIFFTSKMLQLLHSDAEIAAVMAHEMVHVDQSHGFKMAAKSEKITLAALVVMLASGGALAPVALSQVMQVAITSSYSIEFEKEADSMGLDALIAAGYPASAMVTVMEGFMHEEMKRPIQEYGIYMDHPDSIDRVRSLGEKLVSLKIAVERKHPLQMLQTFVKENGAKISLFVDDLEVWEGTNDNQTRDLLRQVRELLDRGFQMELVPYDLRLENSGAKGESVLRLKNVVLAHTPLPAGMPGLSTLRENLLVALDRARKKHPIANYFKY
- a CDS encoding cyclase family protein — encoded protein: MPNASSNHPLWNQLSELKSKYKWIDLTHEFSPETPHWYGFQPLGVKKLFDFDVAPMKVYEYTVAGQYGTHADVPGHFDAKGRLMDEIPVDELVYPLCVVDKSKEVTQNDDYVLTRTDIEAWEKEYGVIPEGAFVAFRSDWSRREPSKFDNNDAEGHAHYPGWDIECVKWLADVRKVGAIGHETPDTDPPACEAQTGFRAEDYILKADKLNVELLKNLDQLPPVGAIAFVVFPKLKGGTGFPTRVFAICPKV
- a CDS encoding nitroreductase family protein, with translation MVCAFKNKRRFFRVFKVVTMALLTTVLLTGATVCVPAWADVKLPDPLTEGGGGVFSLLKSRASALSGSYPTGQISQEELSTILWAASGLNRPGKGWTIPLAMGREPYCKVYVVGDDGTFLYDWKEHALREISKENVKAAIGSQAFVGKASHVLVFVTDSKALANFNNGRAEEWAYVAIGAMTQNVYLAADALGIGVRYLASLSPDVARTSLQLAERDIPVCIMPIGKR
- a CDS encoding peroxidase-related enzyme (This protein belongs to a clade of uncharacterized proteins related to peroxidases such as the alkylhydroperoxidase AhpD.); this translates as MPQSTQKNGLVFDERLSYLQKPDRSNMTDSQYELFNRNVETMKRDWGFINNLFKVLPLNAAQYEGFLAFKASLFTPEVCYLSNADKEMIGLVVSSTNGCTYCLTTHGDVLRGLTGDPEWVDQLTYNYRTAKLTEKQRALCDYAYFVTTYPREIDTDQADHLREAGFNDHEILEAAYVAGFFNYTNRWVSTIAPKPNSGHFHHNRS